The segment AGAGCTTATTTTATATACTGCCGGCAGTTTCAAAGAGGTCACTACTCGTCAGATCAAGAAAGTACCGGCCCTCCGCGGCAAGACCGTGGTAAACCTTTTCTACGAACCTTCCACCAGAACAAGGACCTCTTTCGAGTTGGCGGCGAAACGGCTTTCTGCCGATGTCATAAATATCGCAACGGAATCTTCTAGTGTTATAAAAGGGGAGACGCTCATAGACACGGGGAGAAACATCGAAGCCCTAAAAATAGACATAATAGTCGTAAGACATAACTGCTCCGGAGCGCCGAATATTCTGGCGCGGGCGGTCAAGTCAAGCGTTGTGAACGCCGGCGACGGCTGGCACGAGCACCCCACGCAGGCCCTTCTCGATATGTTTACTTTAAAAGAAAAATTCGGCAGGATCGACGGATTAAATGTCAGCATAATAGGCGATATAGCCCATTCGCGCGTGGCGAGGTCTAACATATGGGGGCTTACAAAGCTTGGGGCGAAAGTGACTGTCTGCGCGCCGCCGCTTTTGATCCCTGAGGGGATAGAAAAGGCAGGCGTAAAAGTTACGAGCGACGTGGATGTGGCGTTAAAGGATGCCGACGCGATCAACGTGCTGCGCATGCAGTTTGAGCGCGACGAGGCGCTTCGCTTTCCGTCGAAGATAGAATATTTCAAAAAATACGGTATTACGACAGAGCGGCTTAAAAATTGCAAAAAAGACATAGTCGTCATGCACCCCGGCCCCATAAACAGGGGCATCGAGATATCAAGCGAGGTCGCCGACGGCGCAAATTCGGTCATACTCGAGCAAGTTACGAACGGCATAGCGGTAAGGATGGCCGTCCTTTATCTTGTATCGCACGCCAAAAAATAAAGTTAGCTATCAGTCGTCAGCTGTCAGCCTTCAGCTGATAGCTGAAAGCCGATAGCTGAAAGCCGAATCATGAAATACCTAATAAAAAACGGAAGACTGATTGATCCGGCCAATTCCACAGATGATTTCCTCGATATTCTGATATCGAATGGAAAGATCGAAACGATTGGAAAGGGGTTGAATACCGACACGGACGAGGTAATAGATGCTAAGGACAAAATTGTGGCACCCGGCCTTGTGGACATGCACGTCCATTTAAGAGAGCCCGGAAGGGAAGACAAGGAGACCGTGTTCGCGGGGACAAGAGCAGCGCTTAAGGGCGGGTTTACAGCGGTCCTTTGCATGCCGAATACGGAACCTGCCATAGATAACCCGACAATAGTCAAACTCCTGAAAGACATAATAAAAAAAGACGCATTTTGCGAGGTGTATATTACAGGCGCCATTACCGAAAACCGCGCTGGATGTAAAATCACGGATTTTAAGGCGCTGAAGAAAGAAGGGATTATTGCCGTTTCCGACGACGGATCGTCCGTTGATGATAAAGGCGTTATGTGTAAAGCATTAAAAGATGCGAAAGAATCGTCCCTTCTTCTAATAAGCCACTGCGAAGATAAAAATATAAGCGGCTGCGGCGTGATAAACCAGGG is part of the Candidatus Omnitrophota bacterium genome and harbors:
- a CDS encoding aspartate carbamoyltransferase catalytic subunit yields the protein MKNETKNKTIWTKKDLLGLEYLSPEEIELILYTAGSFKEVTTRQIKKVPALRGKTVVNLFYEPSTRTRTSFELAAKRLSADVINIATESSSVIKGETLIDTGRNIEALKIDIIVVRHNCSGAPNILARAVKSSVVNAGDGWHEHPTQALLDMFTLKEKFGRIDGLNVSIIGDIAHSRVARSNIWGLTKLGAKVTVCAPPLLIPEGIEKAGVKVTSDVDVALKDADAINVLRMQFERDEALRFPSKIEYFKKYGITTERLKNCKKDIVVMHPGPINRGIEISSEVADGANSVILEQVTNGIAVRMAVLYLVSHAKK